In a genomic window of Leptospira wolbachii serovar Codice str. CDC:
- a CDS encoding nucleoside 2-deoxyribosyltransferase, whose amino-acid sequence MQTIYLAGPEVFLPNATEILSNAKNLCETFGYRALSPFDGEVTDQLFMERANQIFKENILLIRKCDIVIANCNPFRGACIDDGTAFEIGYAYSQGKRVFGYLNDKRILPEIVKSKIQTKPHASGYAIDNDGYLLNEDFGNSINLMLEFSILDSGGSLVLGNLEAVLQLLKNRG is encoded by the coding sequence ATGCAAACAATCTATCTTGCGGGCCCGGAAGTTTTTTTACCAAATGCTACAGAAATTTTATCTAATGCTAAAAATCTTTGCGAAACATTTGGATACCGTGCTTTGAGTCCCTTTGATGGTGAAGTAACAGACCAATTATTCATGGAAAGGGCAAATCAAATATTCAAAGAGAATATTTTACTCATTCGTAAGTGTGATATTGTCATTGCAAATTGTAATCCATTTCGAGGGGCCTGCATTGATGATGGGACTGCCTTTGAAATTGGCTATGCTTACAGTCAGGGCAAACGTGTCTTTGGATATTTAAATGACAAACGAATTCTTCCCGAAATTGTCAAATCAAAGATACAAACAAAGCCACATGCATCTGGTTATGCGATAGATAATGATGGGTATTTGTTGAACGAAGATTTTGGAAATAGCATAAATTTAATGTTAGAGTTCTCGATTTTAGATTCCGGTGGGAGTTTGGTCTTGGGGAACCTAGAGGCGGTATTACAACTTTTAAAGAATCGAGGTTAA
- the recD gene encoding exodeoxyribonuclease V subunit alpha translates to MPVKAEHSIDIFKNQFPFYLDAVGNEIRLYFQKTYKEKVHFENKVKTLLTNHKGHEKNTNPENQKIESIISELETQFRNPLAKEQKQAVIESITSSLRIVAGGPGTGKTTVVSFILKVLDALQRLPTANRIALVAPTGRAAQRLTESIQKNLSYFTDTKELVSSLRGQTIHNLLKYFPDAKKPYYGDKRYLPFDLIIIDETSMVDMALMNLFLDSISEKTHLILLGDQNQLPSVGQGEVLADLLTEFKKQGEFISELKTNHRSSASSEFSKFAELVKDSFDSPNISPPFPHPKILEAVKHNEGRDDFIWLQKEKSKPTDTTPFKDWKGEDLIQFLWREFFLPTAALSTTLNWEKEDLTKNNNKETLEGMISEYRCLTILRNGYYGIEALQNRILELAKKQLTSFNANPQNIEYRHLAKSFYFEGMPIIVKRNDQIRKLFNGDIGLVLKIDSELRAVFSIENRLYSFALDTLPEHEPAFFLTIHKSQGSEYKTILLFLPPITSFESLDTKEIPILNRRILYTAVTRAKKKVILMGNYDTWNLGLSTFRKRNTGFQLTSIL, encoded by the coding sequence GAAAACAAAGTTAAAACTTTACTCACGAATCATAAAGGCCACGAGAAAAACACAAACCCAGAGAACCAAAAAATCGAGTCCATTATTTCAGAATTAGAAACTCAGTTCCGAAACCCATTGGCAAAAGAACAAAAACAGGCAGTAATAGAATCCATTACTTCATCCTTACGAATTGTAGCCGGAGGCCCGGGAACCGGCAAAACAACCGTCGTTTCTTTCATCTTGAAGGTGTTAGATGCATTACAAAGACTGCCGACTGCCAATCGCATTGCCCTCGTAGCTCCCACCGGTCGTGCCGCACAAAGGCTTACCGAATCCATTCAAAAGAATTTAAGTTACTTCACAGATACAAAAGAACTAGTTTCCTCTTTACGTGGACAAACCATTCACAATTTATTAAAATATTTTCCTGATGCAAAGAAACCATACTATGGGGACAAAAGATACCTACCCTTTGATCTGATCATCATAGATGAGACATCTATGGTAGATATGGCACTCATGAATTTATTTTTGGATTCTATTAGCGAAAAAACCCATTTAATATTGTTAGGCGATCAAAATCAGTTGCCCTCCGTTGGCCAAGGAGAGGTTCTCGCAGATCTCCTCACTGAATTTAAAAAACAAGGCGAATTCATTTCAGAATTAAAAACAAATCATAGATCCTCTGCTTCATCTGAGTTTAGTAAATTTGCCGAACTTGTAAAAGATTCTTTTGACTCACCGAATATAAGTCCGCCCTTCCCCCATCCAAAGATTCTGGAAGCCGTAAAACACAACGAAGGAAGAGATGATTTTATTTGGCTTCAAAAGGAAAAATCCAAACCTACCGATACCACTCCCTTCAAAGATTGGAAGGGGGAAGATCTTATCCAATTTTTATGGAGAGAATTCTTTTTACCGACGGCTGCACTGTCCACTACACTCAACTGGGAAAAAGAAGACCTAACAAAGAACAATAACAAAGAAACATTGGAAGGAATGATTTCGGAATATCGATGTCTGACAATTTTACGGAATGGATATTATGGAATCGAAGCTTTACAAAATCGAATTCTTGAACTAGCAAAGAAACAACTCACATCTTTTAATGCCAATCCTCAAAACATAGAATACCGGCATCTGGCAAAATCATTTTACTTCGAAGGAATGCCCATCATTGTTAAAAGAAATGATCAAATAAGAAAACTATTCAACGGAGACATTGGCCTTGTTTTAAAAATTGATTCAGAACTGAGAGCCGTATTTTCAATCGAAAATCGTTTATATTCTTTTGCTTTGGATACTTTGCCCGAACACGAACCTGCTTTTTTTCTAACTATCCATAAAAGTCAAGGGTCTGAATATAAAACCATTTTGCTTTTTCTACCTCCCATCACCTCTTTCGAATCTCTTGATACAAAAGAAATTCCCATCCTCAATCGAAGAATCTTATACACTGCGGTAACACGAGCCAAAAAAAAAGTTATCCTAATGGGGAACTACGATACATGGAATTTAGGTCTGTCAACATTCCGGAAACGAAACACTGGCTTCCAATTAACCTCGATTCTTTAA